Proteins encoded in a region of the Streptomyces liliiviolaceus genome:
- a CDS encoding vWA domain-containing protein, translating to MSAHHHVQSPATTPDDDADLARWDDDGAPPAQPRSSPAAWLRVGAELGDRLVDLSGRQDLLVTCRPGTRSGAPAAFFPTLGEVEFDARLFAPLQPHEIHPRIVGDEERYPAAWGVFVHEAAHAAHSVWTQPAGADPRVVEAALLLEESRVEGAHLITRPTDRTYLRTSARTLVMPDIAHPTLQGIEHAAAVAALVLGRRDVGILDAGETRAVADLCEKVLGANLLATLTRIWTAAHQCADHDATTMLAHAQQWCEALDTTAPALPVPENLTDLLSGAVGVVMDSTAATDAADLAAQVAAANAVAAQSKAQAQDRAQRAGQRRKAAATATSVFNTRGTTVTPDGTPAPHDNPVTGTRRPTAAEHSAAARLSRALRAAAYRERTEERVTSPTPPGRLNMRAALARDAQRAAGSVPTAQPFTHTRRRNSPTPPLRVGIAVDVSGSMRAATAPVASAAWIVARAAALTDPDSRTATIAYDMHLTALTRPTHRAPKRVTLFAANGGDHNLGDAIDALDHGLELSRPGAGRLLVIVTDARYGSDETAQAVTRVKRLTTAGCAVLQLTLTAKSRHLPGTTLLHLPRPSSAPAAIAAAATDAIRRTR from the coding sequence ATGAGCGCCCACCACCACGTCCAGTCCCCCGCCACCACGCCGGACGACGACGCCGACCTCGCGCGCTGGGACGACGACGGCGCCCCGCCAGCGCAACCCCGTTCCTCCCCGGCCGCGTGGCTGCGCGTGGGAGCCGAACTCGGCGACCGGCTGGTCGATCTCTCCGGCCGCCAGGACCTCCTCGTCACCTGCCGCCCCGGCACGCGCAGCGGCGCACCGGCCGCGTTCTTCCCCACGCTGGGCGAGGTCGAGTTCGACGCCCGCCTGTTCGCCCCGTTACAGCCCCACGAGATCCATCCGCGGATCGTGGGCGACGAGGAGCGGTATCCCGCCGCCTGGGGCGTGTTCGTCCACGAGGCCGCGCACGCGGCCCACTCCGTCTGGACACAGCCTGCCGGAGCGGACCCCCGTGTCGTCGAGGCCGCGCTCCTGCTGGAGGAGAGCCGTGTCGAAGGCGCACACCTGATCACGCGGCCCACGGACCGCACGTACCTGCGCACCAGTGCCCGGACCCTGGTCATGCCCGACATCGCCCACCCCACCCTCCAGGGCATCGAGCACGCCGCCGCCGTGGCGGCCCTGGTCCTCGGCCGCCGGGACGTCGGCATCCTGGACGCCGGCGAGACCCGGGCCGTCGCCGATCTGTGCGAAAAGGTGCTGGGCGCCAACCTGCTGGCCACCCTCACCCGCATCTGGACCGCAGCCCACCAGTGCGCCGACCACGACGCCACGACCATGCTCGCGCACGCTCAACAATGGTGCGAGGCTCTGGACACCACGGCCCCCGCCCTGCCCGTGCCGGAGAACCTCACCGATCTGCTGTCCGGCGCCGTGGGGGTCGTCATGGACAGCACGGCCGCCACCGACGCCGCCGACCTCGCGGCACAGGTCGCAGCGGCCAACGCCGTGGCCGCGCAGTCCAAGGCGCAGGCACAGGACCGCGCCCAGCGGGCCGGCCAGCGACGCAAAGCCGCCGCCACCGCCACGTCGGTCTTCAACACCCGTGGCACCACCGTCACCCCCGACGGCACACCGGCGCCCCACGACAACCCGGTCACCGGCACCCGCAGGCCCACCGCCGCCGAGCACAGTGCCGCCGCGCGCCTGAGCCGCGCCCTGCGCGCCGCCGCCTACCGCGAGCGGACCGAGGAGCGAGTCACCAGCCCCACCCCGCCCGGCCGCCTCAACATGCGCGCGGCCCTCGCCCGCGACGCTCAGCGCGCGGCCGGATCGGTCCCCACCGCACAACCGTTCACCCACACCCGCCGCCGGAACTCCCCCACCCCACCGCTGCGTGTGGGTATCGCCGTCGACGTCTCCGGCTCCATGCGTGCCGCCACCGCGCCCGTCGCGTCCGCTGCCTGGATCGTGGCACGCGCAGCAGCCCTGACCGACCCCGACTCCCGTACCGCCACCATCGCCTATGACATGCACCTGACCGCATTGACCCGACCCACCCACCGAGCACCGAAGCGCGTGACCTTGTTCGCCGCCAACGGCGGCGACCACAACCTCGGCGACGCCATCGACGCACTCGACCACGGCCTCGAACTCAGCCGCCCCGGCGCCGGCCGCCTCCTCGTGATCGTCACCGACGCCCGGTACGGCAGCGACGAAACCGCTCAAGCCGTCACCCGCGTCAAGCGGCTCACGACCGCCGGCTGCGCCGTACTCCAGCTCACCCTCACCGCGAAGTCCCGCCACCTGCCGGGGACCACCTTGCTGCACCTGCCCCGGCCCTCCAGCGCTCCCGCCGCCATCGCTGCGGCGGCCACAGACGCCATCCGCAGGACACGCTGA
- a CDS encoding DUF317 domain-containing protein — translation MAVSERQVAAFADKLAGQIPFDTSPRHLAGPGDIRHVTHGLAAAGWSAVSDPLSAEILLRSPDQRHRLQFDPQSNTSAWWRLRAGPTDTEPGWYAEFGELVPAEVLTGFTDALIAPPVHQQDPWQPVTSANWHRDADDTAHSPDSMCHIALRALSEFHDRPSWHIKTREPNDGPWLGSQIWHAYFDERTPTHLVGAFLTALADRSPLQRGMYDRTGHYNAVNEPSLLSPQQVAGAYTARIESLRARARSARRQQTNPATTPAKAHTSQSAVHR, via the coding sequence GTGGCAGTGAGCGAACGGCAGGTCGCCGCCTTCGCCGACAAGCTCGCCGGGCAGATCCCCTTCGACACCAGCCCTCGCCACCTCGCCGGCCCCGGGGATATCCGCCACGTCACCCACGGTCTGGCCGCCGCCGGATGGAGCGCCGTCTCCGACCCGCTGAGCGCCGAGATCCTCCTGCGCAGTCCTGATCAGCGTCACCGCCTGCAGTTCGACCCGCAGTCCAACACCTCCGCATGGTGGCGGCTGCGGGCCGGACCCACCGACACCGAGCCCGGCTGGTACGCCGAGTTCGGCGAACTGGTGCCCGCCGAGGTCCTCACCGGCTTCACCGACGCCCTCATCGCCCCGCCTGTACACCAGCAGGACCCGTGGCAGCCGGTGACCTCGGCGAACTGGCACCGCGACGCAGACGACACGGCGCACTCGCCGGACTCCATGTGCCACATCGCACTGCGCGCCCTGAGCGAATTCCACGACCGGCCGTCCTGGCACATCAAAACCCGCGAGCCCAACGACGGACCGTGGCTCGGCTCCCAGATCTGGCACGCCTACTTCGACGAGCGCACGCCCACTCACCTCGTCGGCGCCTTTCTCACCGCGCTGGCCGACCGCAGCCCGCTCCAGCGCGGCATGTACGACCGCACCGGCCACTACAACGCCGTAAATGAGCCCAGCCTGCTGAGCCCGCAGCAGGTGGCCGGCGCGTACACCGCGCGTATCGAGTCGCTCCGTGCCCGGGCGCGCTCTGCCCGCCGGCAGCAGACGAACCCCGCAACGACCCCGGCGAAGGCCCACACCTCCCAGTCCGCCGTCCACCGCTGA
- a CDS encoding DUF317 domain-containing protein produces MPADTVSVDFIQPRRLAGGGDPAWITVPLHDACGWSHGHDPLAPRVLLSSPDQQALLRVEPDHDGRWWTLQHAPAPNRPAWIANFDARTPVEIIAAFTDALTDPTADRADHKDPRKPLWDAGWSAVYRNSRLVAPDGTVRVEADEPTGAWRVDIALRSFRTLLWQAHFSEHTPAHLITAFTAALADPRPVARAAGLSSLPTRNANLITVSRKEVPATQVASALPDRVRALAARRAAAPPEPGLPARRTSGTRRTR; encoded by the coding sequence ATGCCCGCCGACACCGTCAGCGTCGACTTCATCCAGCCGCGGCGCCTGGCCGGCGGCGGCGATCCCGCGTGGATCACCGTGCCCCTGCACGACGCCTGCGGCTGGAGCCACGGCCATGACCCCCTCGCGCCGCGCGTCCTGCTCTCCAGCCCCGACCAGCAGGCCCTCCTGCGGGTGGAGCCCGACCACGACGGACGGTGGTGGACGCTGCAGCATGCCCCCGCACCGAATCGGCCCGCCTGGATCGCCAACTTCGACGCCCGCACACCCGTCGAGATCATCGCGGCGTTCACCGATGCACTGACCGACCCCACCGCCGACCGAGCAGACCACAAGGATCCGCGGAAGCCGCTTTGGGACGCAGGCTGGTCTGCGGTTTACCGCAACAGCCGGCTCGTCGCACCTGACGGCACCGTCCGTGTGGAAGCCGACGAGCCGACAGGCGCCTGGCGGGTCGACATCGCCCTCCGCAGCTTCCGCACGCTCCTGTGGCAGGCCCATTTCAGCGAGCACACCCCAGCGCACCTGATCACCGCGTTCACTGCTGCGCTCGCCGATCCCCGGCCGGTGGCGCGCGCTGCGGGCCTCTCCAGCCTCCCGACGCGCAATGCGAATCTCATCACCGTCTCCCGCAAGGAGGTGCCCGCCACCCAGGTCGCCTCCGCCCTGCCGGACCGTGTCCGCGCCCTCGCCGCCCGCCGCGCCGCAGCGCCGCCCGAGCCCGGCCTTCCCGCACGGCGCACCTCGGGCACCCGCCGCACCCGCTGA
- a CDS encoding DUF317 domain-containing protein has protein sequence MPVSERQLAEFADKHAWQVPLDTSPRHLAGPGDARHVTHGLAAAGWTRISDPFSTHMTLAGPDHRHLLEFTPETGSLARWWHISTRLSGRDEPYWNASFGALAPAEVIAHMTDALTAPPPAAPPDPWHAVEAAGWLRDAHGAARSADGMCHIEQHRRSESRDTPDWSVYVREPSVNGYLGPLLWHARFRYNTPAHLVDAFLTALTDTAPLQRGKFDQTAHRSALQTASLLSPAQVVTAHTKRITTIAAQTRTTRHPHQPGTSRTPAPPTGAAPPHLRPAH, from the coding sequence GTGCCGGTAAGCGAACGCCAACTCGCCGAGTTCGCCGACAAGCACGCCTGGCAGGTACCGCTGGACACCAGCCCCCGCCACCTGGCCGGCCCCGGGGATGCCCGGCACGTCACCCACGGTCTCGCAGCGGCCGGATGGACCCGCATCTCCGACCCCTTCAGCACGCACATGACGCTGGCCGGCCCCGACCACCGCCATCTTCTGGAATTCACCCCGGAGACGGGGTCTTTGGCCCGCTGGTGGCACATCTCCACCAGACTCTCCGGCCGCGACGAGCCGTACTGGAACGCCTCCTTCGGGGCGCTCGCTCCCGCCGAGGTCATCGCCCATATGACCGACGCCCTCACCGCCCCACCACCGGCCGCACCACCCGACCCGTGGCATGCGGTGGAGGCAGCCGGCTGGCTCCGGGACGCGCACGGCGCTGCCCGCTCCGCCGACGGCATGTGCCACATCGAACAACACCGACGCAGCGAGTCCCGCGACACGCCCGACTGGTCGGTCTATGTACGCGAACCCAGCGTCAACGGCTATCTGGGGCCCCTCCTGTGGCATGCCCGATTCCGCTACAACACCCCCGCGCACCTGGTGGACGCCTTCCTCACGGCGCTGACGGACACCGCTCCTCTGCAGCGCGGCAAGTTCGACCAAACAGCCCACCGATCGGCCCTCCAGACAGCAAGCCTGCTCTCCCCCGCGCAGGTGGTCACCGCCCACACCAAGCGGATCACGACCATCGCCGCCCAGACACGCACCACCCGCCACCCCCACCAGCCGGGCACATCCCGCACACCCGCACCGCCCACCGGCGCTGCACCGCCGCACCTGCGCCCGGCGCACTGA
- a CDS encoding DUF317 domain-containing protein, which yields MKAKPRAGLHTTAQPEQHYLIRPRALAGGGDIRHVSEFLRVSGWRDKSPRHGPLIMESQDRTVRVSYNPHVMPGGWTISGAAHGQQAAWNAVLGSQTPVEIIAGLTDALTQPRSAHAPTAWAPLKQQHWSIARRGGQFTAESPDGTSWMQFHEDPPASPVWWSGAGDQQGNGWTATFTATTPLHLVQAFTTALASPEPVMRPRGRVPHSMRIFTTSVSVLPSQLAVWRQARIQAAGAAAWARNAGAGQPRTALRFNAAGRRARR from the coding sequence GTGAAGGCAAAACCACGCGCGGGCCTGCACACCACGGCACAGCCCGAACAGCACTACCTCATCCGCCCACGTGCGCTCGCCGGTGGCGGCGACATCCGCCACGTCTCCGAATTCCTGCGCGTCTCCGGCTGGCGGGACAAGTCCCCACGACACGGTCCCCTGATCATGGAAAGCCAGGACCGCACGGTCCGTGTCTCCTACAACCCTCATGTCATGCCCGGCGGATGGACCATCAGCGGCGCGGCGCACGGCCAGCAGGCCGCGTGGAATGCGGTGCTCGGCTCGCAGACGCCGGTGGAGATCATCGCCGGCCTCACCGACGCGCTGACCCAGCCGCGGTCCGCGCACGCCCCCACCGCCTGGGCGCCGCTGAAGCAGCAGCACTGGTCCATCGCCCGTCGTGGCGGGCAGTTCACCGCTGAAAGTCCGGACGGCACGTCCTGGATGCAGTTCCACGAGGACCCGCCCGCCTCGCCGGTGTGGTGGTCCGGGGCGGGGGACCAGCAGGGCAACGGCTGGACAGCCACGTTCACCGCGACCACGCCGCTGCATCTCGTGCAAGCCTTCACCACCGCGCTGGCCAGTCCGGAGCCCGTGATGCGCCCCCGCGGGCGCGTCCCGCACAGCATGCGTATCTTCACCACCTCCGTCTCGGTTCTCCCCTCTCAGCTCGCCGTCTGGCGGCAGGCCCGCATCCAGGCTGCCGGCGCCGCCGCATGGGCCCGGAACGCGGGTGCCGGCCAGCCCCGCACCGCCCTGCGCTTCAACGCCGCCGGCCGCCGCGCCCGCCGCTGA